From a single Solanum dulcamara chromosome 4, daSolDulc1.2, whole genome shotgun sequence genomic region:
- the LOC129884062 gene encoding feruloyl CoA ortho-hydroxylase 1-like has translation MVGRMRESSASPNGSFTSAMTLTEEGLTYVPKRYILPPSLRLDGTLCNTCLPIVDLSNRKHPLLRPQIIHEVHLACKEFGFFQVVNHGIPLSVMDDAIDAASEFFDLPTQDKRPLWREESRCGEAAR, from the exons atgGTGGGAAGAATGAGAGAGAGCTCAGCTTCACCGAATGGTTCATTTACTAGTGCCATGACACTTACTGAAGAGGGACTAACCTATGTTCCCAAGCGTTACATTCTTCCACCATCCCTACGCCTTGATGGAACCCTGTGTAACACATGCTTGCCAATTGTGGATCTATCCAATCGGAAACACCCTCTTCTTCGGCCTCAGATAATCCACGAAGTACACCTGGCTTGCAAGGAATTTGGTTTCTTCCAG GTAGTTAaccatggaatcccattgtcaGTTATGGACGACGCCATAGATGCTGCGAGTGAATTCTTTGATTTACCAACTCAAGATAAAAGGCCGCTCTGGCGGGAGGAATCCCGCTGTGGCGAGGCCGCCAGATAG
- the LOC129884063 gene encoding uncharacterized protein LOC129884063, translating to MGDNAPSVGDTTNNTMVTYDVSHPYHLNPSDSPGMNLIHSIFDGRGFPGWRRSIFIALSAKKKLGFINGCIKAPEPTSRDYEQWSCVNDMIIAWLLNALSLDIRDSVIYSKIAKELWDSLEQRFGKLDGAKLYQLQKELSTVVQGNNNIAGYFTKLKRIWDELDSLNPVSHCTCVCVCDGKAKLIKSLEDQKLIHFLMGLNDAYTQARSTIIMMNPLPSMDVAYSLLLQDENQREASVTTFSNPADSGSFMVSGKMRGNYKPGNQLNKGGNSFHFNGHSAANPTRGGVSQRFKQRRAKYNSNVSCTYCKKTGHVHDDCFRLHGFLEDFEFTKSKEYGHNIRGNAVIGNEEAEDMSPTPTAQSSQFTTNQGNQFSKEQYNEIVQQVLKEMKLCQSSTSGSALNANAMAGTILKYSGSCFAVYNTSTWIIDSGASEHMCFNPNSFLTLKPLSTPLNISLPNSFRIYVTHIGSVSVHPNLTLNNVLLVPEFKYNLLSVHRLCVQLQCDLLFTLTGCVLQDPSLRKEQVFGEVGDGLYLLKPTKLESSQVKEAFSIQKGGNSIVPREVVSVSKAVATNIVPSPILVSNTECKNSSVGVHANTISNVRLWHIRLGHLPFPAMKSLSVMTRIFHIRTIWG from the coding sequence ATGGGTGACAATGCTCCATCAGTAGGTGATACAACCAATAACACCATGGTGACTTATGATGTAAGCCACCCATATCATCTCAATCCTTCAGATTCTCCTGGAATGAATCTCATTCACTCTATATTTGATGGAAGAGGCTTTCCAGGATGGAGAAGATCAATCTTCATCGCTTTGTCTGCAAAGAAGAAATTAGGATTCATCAATGGTTGCATTAAAGCACCAGAACCAACATCTAGAGATTATGAACAATGGAGCTGTgtaaatgatatgataatagcATGGCTTTTGAATGCACTATCTCTAGATATTAGAGATAGTGTTATTTACTCGAAAATAGCTAAAGAGCTATGGGATAGTTTGGAACAAAGATTTGGAAAGCTGGATGGAGCTAAACTGTATCAACTTCAGAAGGAATTATCAACTGTGGTGCAAGGCAACAACAACATAGCTGGGTATTTTACCAAGCTTAAAAGGATATGGGATGAGCTAGACTCTCTTAACCCTGTTTCACATTGCACCTGTGTCTGTGTATGTGATGGTAAGGCTAAGCTAATAAAGTCACTAGAAGATCAAAAGTTAATTCATTTTCTTATGGGCCTCAATGATGCTTATACTCAAGCTAGGAGTACTATTATCATGATGAATCCATTACCATCAATGGATGTTGCTTATTCTTTGCTACTTCAAGATGAAAATCAAAGAGAGGCTAGTGTTACTACTTTCAGCAACCCAGCTGATTCTGGTTCCTTTATGGTTTCTGGGAAAATGAGGGGAAACTACAAACCTGGTAATCAGCTTAACAAGGGAGGAAACAGTTTTCATTTCAATGGACATAGTGCTGCAAATCCTACAAGAGGAGGAGTTAGCCAGAGGTTCAAACAGAGAAGAGCAAAATACAATTCTAATGTTTCTTGTACTTACTGTAAGAAGACAGGACATGTGCATGATGACTGCTTCAGACTTCATGGTTTCCttgaagattttgaattcaCCAAGTCCAAAGAGTATGGACACAATATCAGAGGAAATGCTGTTATAGGAAATGAAGAAGCTGAGGACATGAGCCCCACACCTACTGCTCAATCAAGTCAATTCACCACTAACCAAGGAAACCAATTTAGCAAAGAACAATATAATGAAATAGTACAGCAGGTACTAAAGGAAATGAAACTCTGTCAATCAAGTACATCAGGTTCAGCTCTCAATGCCAATGCCATGGCTGGTACTATTCTAAAATATTCAGGTTCATGTTTTGCAGTATATAACACTAGCACCTGGATCATTGATTCAGGGGCCTCAGAACATATGTGTTTTAATCCTAATTCCTTTCTAACTCTTAAGCCCTTGTCTACACCATTGAATATAAGTTTGCCAAATTCTTTTAGAATTTATGTCACACATATAGGAAGTGTTTCTGTTCATCCTAATCTGACTCTGAACAATGTTTTGCTTGTCCCAGAATTTAAATACAACTTACTGTCAGTTCATAGATTGTGTGTGCAACTTCAATGTGATCTTTTATTCACTCTTACTGGATGTGTGTTACAGGACCCTTCCCTGAGGAAGGAACAAGTTTTTGGTGAAGTAGGGGATGGACTCTATCTACTCAAGCCTACTAAATTAGAGTCAAGCCAAGTCAAGGAAGCTTTTTCTATTCAAAAAGGAGGAAACTCCATAGTTCCTAGGGAAGTAGTTTCAGTTTCAAAGGCAGTGGCTACCAATATTGTTCCTAGTCCTATTTTAGTGTCCAATACAGAATGTAAAAATTCTTCTGTTGGTGTGCATGCAAACACTATTTCTAATGTAAGATTGTGGCACATCAGACTAGGGCACCTGCCTTTTCCAGCAATGAAGAGTTTAAGTGTTATGACCCGTATTTTTCACATTAGGACAATTTGGGGATAA